A genome region from Pseudomonas pergaminensis includes the following:
- a CDS encoding cupin domain-containing protein: MSIQDIVDFSQASTAPDRYRPAAEKILKGDPEQTIYNHYNSPCGQMSAGVWEGEVGQWKVNYTEHEYCEIVQGVSVLRDADGNAKTLRAGDRFVIPAGFSGTWEVLEPCRKIYVVFEQKA, translated from the coding sequence ATGAGTATCCAGGACATCGTCGACTTCAGCCAAGCCAGCACCGCCCCAGACCGCTACCGCCCCGCTGCCGAAAAAATCCTCAAGGGCGATCCCGAGCAAACGATCTACAACCACTACAACAGCCCGTGCGGCCAGATGAGTGCCGGCGTTTGGGAAGGCGAAGTCGGGCAGTGGAAGGTCAATTACACCGAGCATGAGTACTGCGAGATTGTGCAGGGCGTGTCCGTGCTGCGTGATGCCGATGGCAATGCCAAGACCTTGCGCGCCGGCGACCGCTTTGTGATCCCTGCCGGGTTCAGTGGCACTTGGGAAGTGCTGGAGCCTTGCCGCAAGATCTACGTGGTGTTCGAACAGAAAGCCTGA
- the coaBC gene encoding bifunctional phosphopantothenoylcysteine decarboxylase/phosphopantothenate--cysteine ligase CoaBC: MQRLYRKRIVLGVGGGIAAYKSAELVRRLLDQGAEVRVVMTRGGSEFITPLTMQALSGHPVHLDLLDPAAEAAMGHIELAKWADLVLIAPATADLIARLAQGIADDLLTTLVLATDATVAIAPAMNQAMWRDPATQANTQLLQSRGLKVFGPASGSQACGDVGMGRMLEATDLALCAAECFQHLALTGKHVLITAGPTQENIDPVRYITNHSSGKMGFALAEAAVEAGARVTLITGPVHLPTPDRVTRIDVVSARDMLAACEAAIPCDLFIASAAVADYRPEVVAPQKLKKDPTSGDGLLLQMVRNPDILATIATRADRPFSVGFAAETEHLLDYAARKLKDKNLDLIVANDVANPSIGFNSEENAISVIDRELHATVFAQTSKGKIARQLISFIAQRLNQV; encoded by the coding sequence ATGCAGCGTCTGTATCGGAAACGCATCGTTCTCGGCGTTGGCGGCGGCATTGCCGCCTACAAGAGCGCAGAGCTGGTCCGCAGGCTCTTGGACCAAGGCGCCGAAGTGCGCGTGGTCATGACGCGCGGTGGCAGTGAATTCATCACCCCGCTGACCATGCAGGCATTGTCCGGGCACCCGGTTCACCTGGATCTGCTGGACCCCGCGGCCGAAGCCGCCATGGGTCACATCGAACTGGCCAAATGGGCCGACCTGGTGCTGATCGCGCCGGCCACTGCCGACCTGATCGCCCGCCTGGCCCAGGGCATTGCCGATGACCTGCTGACCACCCTGGTACTGGCCACCGACGCTACCGTTGCCATCGCCCCGGCCATGAACCAGGCCATGTGGCGCGACCCAGCCACCCAAGCCAACACCCAACTCCTGCAAAGCCGTGGCCTCAAGGTGTTCGGCCCGGCCTCCGGCAGCCAGGCCTGTGGCGACGTCGGCATGGGCCGCATGCTCGAAGCCACCGACCTGGCGCTGTGTGCCGCCGAGTGTTTCCAGCACCTGGCCCTGACCGGCAAGCACGTGCTGATCACGGCAGGCCCGACTCAGGAAAATATCGACCCGGTGCGCTACATCACCAACCATAGCTCAGGGAAAATGGGTTTTGCCTTGGCCGAAGCGGCGGTCGAGGCAGGCGCACGTGTCACCTTGATCACCGGCCCGGTGCATTTGCCGACCCCTGATCGGGTCACGCGAATCGACGTAGTCAGCGCCCGCGACATGCTGGCGGCCTGTGAGGCAGCCATTCCGTGCGACCTGTTTATCGCCTCGGCAGCGGTGGCGGACTACCGCCCGGAAGTCGTCGCCCCGCAAAAACTCAAGAAAGACCCTACAAGCGGTGACGGCCTGCTCCTGCAAATGGTGCGCAACCCGGACATCCTGGCGACCATCGCCACCCGTGCGGACCGACCGTTCAGTGTTGGCTTTGCCGCCGAGACCGAGCACCTGCTGGACTACGCAGCACGCAAATTGAAAGACAAAAACCTCGACCTGATCGTTGCCAATGATGTCGCCAACCCGAGCATTGGCTTCAACAGCGAGGAAAATGCCATCAGCGTGATCGACCGCGAGTTGCACGCCACCGTTTTCGCCCAGACCAGCAAAGGCAAGATTGCCCGCCAACTGATCTCTTTTATCGCCCAACGGCTGAACCAGGTTTAA
- the rph gene encoding ribonuclease PH, which yields MKRPSGRAADQLRSIRITRNYTKHAEGSVLVEFGDTKVICTVSVENGVPRFLKGQGQGWLTAEYGMLPRATGERNQREASRGKQGGRTLEIQRLIGRSLRAALDMSKLGDVTLYVDCDVIQADGGTRTASITGAMVALVDALKVIKKRGGLKAGDPLKQMIAAVSVGMYQGEPVLDLDYLEDSAAETDLNVVMTSTGGFIEVQGTAEGAPFQPADLNAMLALAQKGMTEIFELQNAALAD from the coding sequence ATGAAACGTCCAAGTGGTCGCGCTGCCGATCAGCTCCGCTCGATCCGCATCACCCGCAACTACACCAAACACGCCGAGGGTTCTGTACTGGTCGAGTTTGGCGATACCAAGGTCATCTGCACCGTCAGCGTCGAAAACGGCGTGCCGCGCTTCCTCAAAGGCCAGGGCCAGGGTTGGTTGACCGCCGAGTACGGCATGCTGCCGCGCGCCACTGGCGAACGTAATCAGCGTGAAGCCAGTCGTGGCAAGCAAGGCGGCCGCACCCTGGAAATCCAGCGTCTTATCGGCCGCTCCCTGCGCGCAGCCCTGGACATGTCCAAGCTGGGCGACGTGACCCTGTATGTCGACTGTGACGTGATCCAGGCCGACGGCGGTACCCGTACCGCGTCTATCACCGGCGCCATGGTGGCCCTGGTTGACGCGCTGAAAGTGATCAAGAAACGTGGCGGCTTGAAAGCAGGCGACCCGCTCAAGCAAATGATCGCCGCTGTGTCGGTAGGCATGTACCAGGGCGAGCCAGTGCTGGACCTGGACTACCTGGAAGACTCGGCCGCCGAGACCGACCTGAACGTGGTCATGACCAGCACCGGTGGTTTCATCGAAGTGCAGGGCACCGCCGAAGGCGCGCCCTTCCAGCCGGCCGACCTGAACGCCATGCTGGCCCTGGCCCAGAAAGGCATGACCGAAATCTTCGAGCTGCAGAACGCCGCCCTGGCTGACTGA
- the rpoZ gene encoding DNA-directed RNA polymerase subunit omega, protein MARVTVEDCLEHVDNRFELVMLSTKRARQLATGGKEPLVQWENDKPTVVALREIAEGLMSYEFIANAEIVEDEPLFAAFEDESNEAV, encoded by the coding sequence ATGGCCCGCGTAACCGTTGAAGACTGCCTAGAACACGTGGATAACCGCTTTGAGCTGGTCATGCTCTCTACCAAGCGTGCCCGTCAACTGGCCACTGGCGGCAAAGAGCCCCTGGTCCAGTGGGAAAACGACAAGCCTACCGTTGTAGCCCTGCGTGAAATCGCTGAAGGCCTGATGAGCTACGAGTTCATCGCCAACGCCGAAATCGTTGAAGACGAACCGCTGTTTGCAGCGTTCGAGGACGAGTCCAACGAGGCCGTCTAA
- a CDS encoding exodeoxyribonuclease III: MRIISVNVNGIQAAVERGLLSWLQAQNADVICLQDTRASAFELDDPAFQLDGYFLYACDAEVPTQGGVALYSRLQPKAVISGLGFETADRYGRYLQADFDKVSIATLLLPSGQNGDEDLNQKFKLMDDFARYLDKQRRKRREYIYCGSLYVAQQKLDIKNWRDSQQSPGFLAPERAWMDEIVGNMGYVDALREVSREGDQYSWWPDNEQAEMLNLGWRFDYQLLTPGLRRFVRSARLPRQPRFSQHAPLIVDYDWTLTI; the protein is encoded by the coding sequence ATGCGGATCATCAGTGTGAACGTTAATGGTATTCAGGCTGCAGTCGAGCGTGGTTTGCTCAGTTGGCTGCAAGCCCAGAATGCCGACGTCATCTGCCTGCAGGATACCCGCGCCTCCGCCTTTGAACTGGACGACCCAGCCTTCCAACTGGATGGCTACTTCCTTTATGCCTGCGATGCCGAAGTGCCCACCCAAGGTGGCGTGGCTTTGTATTCGCGGTTGCAACCCAAGGCGGTCATCAGCGGCCTCGGCTTCGAGACAGCCGACCGCTACGGGCGCTACCTGCAAGCCGATTTCGACAAGGTCAGCATCGCGACCTTGCTGCTTCCTTCGGGGCAGAACGGCGATGAAGACTTGAACCAGAAGTTCAAGCTAATGGACGATTTCGCCCGTTATCTGGATAAACAGCGGCGCAAACGTCGCGAGTACATTTATTGTGGCTCGCTGTACGTGGCGCAACAGAAGCTGGATATCAAGAACTGGCGCGACAGCCAGCAATCCCCGGGTTTCCTGGCGCCGGAACGTGCCTGGATGGACGAGATTGTCGGCAACATGGGCTATGTGGATGCACTGCGCGAAGTCAGCCGCGAAGGCGACCAGTACAGCTGGTGGCCAGATAACGAACAGGCTGAGATGCTCAACCTGGGCTGGCGTTTCGATTATCAGTTGCTGACCCCTGGTCTGCGCCGGTTCGTGCGCAGCGCACGCCTGCCGCGCCAGCCACGCTTCTCGCAGCACGCGCCGCTGATCGTGGACTACGACTGGACATTGACCATCTAA
- the pyrE gene encoding orotate phosphoribosyltransferase, with protein MQAYQRDFIRFAIDRGVLRFGEFTLKSGRTSPYFFNAGLFNSGSALAQLGRFYAAAIVESGISFDVLFGPAYKGIPLAAATAVALAEHHGQDLPWCFNRKEAKAHGEGGSLVGAPLKGDVLIIDDVITAGTAIREVMQIISSQDGAKAAGVLIALNRQERGNGELSAIQEVERDFGIPVVSIVSLNQVLQFLEDDPQLKQHLPAVRAYREQFGV; from the coding sequence ATGCAGGCGTATCAACGCGATTTCATTCGTTTTGCCATCGATCGCGGCGTTTTGCGCTTCGGTGAGTTCACTCTGAAGTCCGGGCGCACCAGCCCGTACTTCTTTAATGCGGGCTTGTTCAACTCGGGTTCGGCCCTGGCTCAGCTGGGTCGTTTCTATGCGGCCGCCATCGTTGAAAGCGGTATTTCCTTCGACGTCCTGTTTGGCCCGGCCTACAAGGGCATCCCCCTGGCCGCGGCCACAGCTGTGGCCCTGGCTGAACATCACGGGCAGGATTTGCCATGGTGCTTCAACCGTAAAGAGGCCAAGGCGCATGGTGAAGGCGGCAGCCTGGTCGGGGCTCCGCTCAAGGGCGATGTGCTGATCATTGACGACGTGATCACTGCTGGTACCGCCATCCGTGAAGTGATGCAGATCATCTCTTCCCAGGACGGCGCCAAGGCTGCCGGTGTGCTGATCGCGCTGAACCGCCAGGAGCGTGGCAACGGTGAGTTGTCCGCGATCCAGGAAGTGGAACGCGATTTCGGCATTCCCGTGGTCAGCATCGTGTCACTGAACCAGGTGCTGCAGTTCCTGGAAGATGATCCACAGCTCAAGCAGCACCTGCCGGCGGTGCGTGCATATCGCGAGCAGTTTGGCGTCTGA
- the rpmG gene encoding 50S ribosomal protein L33 codes for MRELIRMISSAGTGHFYTTDKNKRTTPDKLEKKMFDPRVRKHVIYKEGKIK; via the coding sequence ATGCGTGAATTGATTCGAATGATCTCTAGCGCCGGTACTGGTCACTTCTACACTACCGACAAGAACAAGCGTACTACTCCGGACAAGCTCGAAAAGAAAATGTTCGACCCGCGCGTTCGCAAGCACGTGATCTACAAAGAAGGCAAAATCAAGTAA
- a CDS encoding ABC transporter substrate-binding protein, with protein sequence MRLAALPLLLAPLFIAPLASAASNLSVCTEASPEGFDVVQYNSLTTTNASADVLMNRLVDYDAASGKLVPSLADSWEVSPDGLTYTFKLHPEVKFHRTDYFTPSRTLTAEDVRFSFERMLDPANPWHKIAQSGFPHAQSLQLPTLVKKIDALDPLTVRFTLDHADSTFLAALSMGFASIYPAEYADKLLKAGTPEKLNSQPIGTGPFIFSRFQKDAVVRYKANPDYFAGKPSVDNLIFAITPDANVRLQKLHRDECQIALSPKPLDVGEAEKDPALKVEKTAAFMTAFVAINSQHPPLDKPEVRQAINLAFDKGSYLKAVFEGTAEAANGPYPPNTWSYAKDLPGYPQDLAKAKALLDRAGLKDGFKTTIWTRPTGSLLNPNPNLGAQLLQADLAKVGIQAEIRVIEWGELIRRAKAGEHDLLFMGWAGDNGDPDNFLTPQFSCAAVKSGTNFARYCDPALDKLISAGKTTSEQGVRSKLYQQAQAQIQQQALWLPLAHPTAFALARKNIEGYQVSPFGRQDFSKVSVKP encoded by the coding sequence ATGCGCCTCGCTGCCCTACCGCTATTGCTAGCCCCTCTCTTTATCGCCCCGCTGGCCTCTGCCGCCAGCAACCTGAGCGTCTGCACCGAGGCCAGCCCCGAAGGGTTCGATGTGGTGCAATACAACTCGCTGACCACTACCAACGCTTCGGCCGACGTGCTGATGAACCGCCTGGTGGACTACGATGCAGCCAGCGGCAAACTGGTGCCAAGCCTGGCGGACAGTTGGGAAGTCTCGCCGGATGGCCTGACCTATACCTTCAAGCTGCACCCGGAGGTGAAATTCCACCGCACCGATTACTTCACCCCAAGCCGTACCCTGACCGCCGAAGACGTGCGCTTCAGCTTCGAGCGCATGCTCGACCCGGCCAACCCATGGCACAAAATCGCCCAGAGCGGCTTCCCCCACGCCCAGTCGCTGCAACTGCCGACGCTGGTGAAGAAAATCGACGCCCTCGATCCGCTGACCGTGCGCTTTACCCTGGATCACGCCGACTCCACCTTCCTCGCCGCCCTGAGTATGGGTTTTGCCTCGATCTACCCGGCGGAATACGCCGACAAACTGCTCAAGGCCGGCACGCCGGAGAAGCTCAACAGCCAACCGATCGGCACCGGGCCGTTCATCTTCAGCCGTTTCCAGAAGGATGCCGTGGTGCGCTACAAGGCCAACCCGGACTACTTCGCTGGCAAACCGTCTGTGGATAACTTGATCTTCGCCATCACGCCGGACGCCAACGTGCGCCTGCAGAAATTGCATCGCGATGAGTGCCAGATTGCCCTGTCGCCCAAGCCGCTGGATGTGGGCGAGGCCGAGAAGGACCCGGCACTCAAAGTGGAAAAAACCGCTGCATTCATGACCGCCTTCGTGGCCATCAACAGCCAGCATCCGCCCCTGGACAAGCCGGAAGTGCGCCAGGCGATCAACCTGGCCTTCGACAAAGGCAGCTACCTCAAAGCCGTGTTTGAAGGCACCGCCGAAGCCGCCAACGGCCCTTACCCGCCCAACACCTGGAGCTACGCCAAGGACCTGCCCGGTTATCCACAAGACCTTGCCAAGGCCAAGGCACTGCTCGACCGCGCCGGGCTCAAGGACGGTTTCAAGACCACCATTTGGACCCGCCCTACCGGTAGCCTGCTGAACCCCAACCCCAACCTCGGCGCACAACTGCTGCAAGCGGACCTGGCCAAGGTCGGCATCCAGGCCGAGATCCGCGTGATCGAATGGGGCGAGCTGATTCGCCGCGCCAAAGCTGGCGAGCACGACCTGCTGTTCATGGGCTGGGCCGGCGACAACGGCGACCCGGATAACTTCCTGACCCCGCAGTTCTCCTGCGCAGCGGTGAAATCCGGCACCAACTTCGCCCGCTACTGCGACCCCGCGCTGGACAAGCTGATCAGCGCCGGCAAGACCACCAGCGAACAAGGTGTGCGCAGCAAGCTGTACCAGCAGGCCCAAGCGCAGATCCAGCAGCAGGCACTGTGGCTGCCGCTTGCACACCCAACCGCGTTTGCCCTGGCCCGCAAAAACATCGAAGGCTACCAAGTGAGCCCGTTCGGCCGGCAGGACTTCTCCAAAGTCAGCGTTAAACCGTAA
- the argB gene encoding acetylglutamate kinase, with the protein MTLEREAAANTAKVLSEALPYIRRYVGKTLVIKYGGNAMESDELKTGFARDIVLMKAVGINPVVVHGGGPQIGDLLKRLSIESHFIDGMRVTDAQTMDVVEMVLGGQVNKDIVNLINRHGGSAIGLTGKDAELIRAKKLTVTRQTPEMTQPEIIDIGQVGEVVGVNTDLLNLLVKGDFIPVIAPIGVGANGESYNINADLVAGKVAEALKAEKLMLLTNIAGLMDKEGKVLTGLTTQQVDELIADGTIYGGMLPKIRCALEAVQGGVGSSLIIDGRVPNAVLLEIFTDTGMGTLISNRKRP; encoded by the coding sequence ATGACCCTCGAACGCGAAGCCGCTGCCAACACTGCCAAGGTCCTTTCCGAAGCGTTGCCTTACATCCGACGCTACGTCGGCAAGACGCTGGTGATCAAGTACGGCGGCAATGCCATGGAAAGCGACGAGCTGAAAACCGGCTTTGCCCGCGACATCGTGTTGATGAAAGCCGTCGGGATCAACCCGGTGGTGGTCCACGGTGGCGGCCCGCAAATCGGCGATCTGCTCAAACGCTTGTCGATCGAGAGTCACTTCATCGATGGCATGCGCGTCACTGACGCGCAGACCATGGACGTGGTGGAAATGGTGCTCGGCGGCCAGGTCAACAAGGACATCGTCAACCTGATCAACCGCCATGGCGGCAGCGCCATCGGTCTGACCGGCAAGGATGCGGAGCTGATCCGTGCGAAAAAACTGACCGTGACCCGCCAGACGCCGGAGATGACCCAGCCGGAAATCATCGACATCGGCCAAGTGGGCGAAGTGGTTGGCGTTAACACCGACCTGCTGAACCTGCTGGTCAAGGGCGATTTCATTCCGGTGATCGCGCCGATCGGCGTGGGCGCCAATGGCGAGTCCTACAACATCAACGCCGACCTGGTGGCCGGCAAGGTGGCCGAAGCATTGAAGGCTGAAAAGCTGATGCTGCTGACCAACATCGCCGGCTTGATGGACAAGGAAGGCAAGGTGTTGACCGGCCTGACGACCCAACAGGTCGACGAACTGATCGCCGACGGCACCATCTACGGTGGCATGCTGCCGAAGATCCGTTGCGCGCTGGAAGCGGTGCAAGGCGGTGTGGGCAGCTCGCTGATCATCGACGGCCGGGTACCGAATGCGGTACTGCTGGAGATCTTCACGGATACCGGCATGGGCACGTTGATCAGTAACCGCAAGCGCCCCTAA
- the radC gene encoding RadC family protein, with protein sequence MSIRDWPAAERPREKLLEWGAASLSDAELLAIFLRTGVSGRSAVDLARHLLAQFGGLRPLLEASQTLFNQQLGLGPAKFAQLQAVLEMAKRHMAERLRSDSVLESPVAVRDYLKAMLRHEPHEIFGCLFLDSRHRVLGFEALSQGTIDTAMVYPRQVVKRALAYNAAALILCHNHPSGSLEPSAADRKLTKLLQKALEVVDVRVLDHIIVGDGDPLSMAEYGWM encoded by the coding sequence ATGAGTATTCGCGATTGGCCAGCAGCAGAGCGGCCGCGAGAGAAGCTTTTGGAGTGGGGCGCGGCAAGCCTGTCGGATGCCGAGTTGTTGGCGATCTTCCTGCGTACCGGGGTTTCCGGCAGGAGCGCGGTGGACCTTGCGCGCCATTTGTTGGCGCAGTTCGGCGGCTTGCGCCCACTGCTGGAGGCCAGCCAGACATTGTTCAACCAACAATTGGGCCTGGGGCCGGCGAAGTTTGCCCAGTTGCAGGCGGTGCTGGAAATGGCCAAGCGGCACATGGCCGAGCGCCTGCGAAGCGACTCGGTGCTGGAAAGCCCCGTGGCCGTGCGGGACTACCTGAAGGCCATGCTGCGCCATGAGCCTCATGAGATCTTCGGCTGCCTGTTTCTTGATTCAAGGCACAGGGTGCTGGGCTTCGAGGCGTTGTCCCAAGGCACCATCGACACGGCGATGGTGTATCCCCGGCAGGTGGTCAAGCGCGCTTTGGCCTACAACGCCGCGGCGTTGATCCTGTGCCATAACCATCCTTCCGGCAGCCTTGAGCCGAGCGCAGCTGATCGAAAATTGACCAAATTGTTGCAGAAAGCCCTGGAAGTGGTGGACGTGCGGGTGCTGGACCACATCATTGTCGGGGATGGTGACCCGTTGTCGATGGCGGAATATGGTTGGATGTAG
- a CDS encoding DUF4870 domain-containing protein: MNDNSQMPVPTPSYEVRQGAMLCHLAAFLGFVFPFGSVVGPLILWQMKKEVDPFIDDQGKEALNFQITVAIAWIACIVLAFAVIGFFLMVALAIATVVLTIIGSIKANKGIVYRYPLTWRLIK; encoded by the coding sequence ATGAATGACAACAGCCAAATGCCGGTGCCTACGCCTTCCTACGAAGTGCGCCAGGGGGCAATGTTGTGCCATCTCGCGGCGTTTCTGGGCTTCGTGTTTCCCTTCGGTAGCGTCGTGGGGCCACTGATCCTGTGGCAGATGAAGAAAGAAGTGGACCCGTTCATTGATGATCAGGGCAAGGAAGCGCTGAACTTCCAGATCACCGTGGCCATCGCCTGGATCGCTTGCATCGTGCTGGCTTTTGCAGTGATTGGCTTTTTCCTGATGGTTGCCCTGGCGATCGCCACGGTGGTGCTGACTATCATTGGCAGCATCAAGGCCAACAAGGGGATTGTTTATCGCTACCCCTTGACCTGGCGCCTGATTAAATAA
- a CDS encoding YicC/YloC family endoribonuclease, giving the protein MVHSMTAFARVEKAGVQGTLSWELRSVNSRYLEPHLRLPESFRDLEGAVREALRQGISRGKLECTLRFTEETTGKPLQVDRDRAAQLVAAAETIAGLIKQPAALNPLEVLAWPGVLVADATDPQALNAEALALFNQGLKELKAGREREGAELARLINERLTSIEEDVVTLRELVPQMLATQRQKVLDRFTDMKADLDPVRLEQEMVLLAQKSDVAEELDRLSTHILEVRRVLKSGGAAGRRLDFLMQELNREANTLGSKAFDPRSTTAAVNLKVLIEQMREQVQNIE; this is encoded by the coding sequence ATGGTGCACAGCATGACCGCCTTCGCCCGCGTCGAAAAAGCCGGCGTACAAGGCACCCTGAGCTGGGAACTGCGCTCGGTCAACAGCCGTTACCTGGAGCCGCACCTGCGCCTGCCGGAGTCGTTCCGCGACCTCGAAGGCGCCGTGCGTGAAGCGTTGCGCCAAGGCATTTCCCGCGGCAAGCTGGAATGCACCCTGCGTTTTACCGAAGAAACCACCGGCAAGCCGCTGCAGGTCGACCGCGACCGCGCCGCACAACTGGTGGCCGCCGCCGAAACCATCGCCGGCCTGATCAAGCAGCCGGCCGCGCTCAACCCCCTGGAAGTGCTGGCCTGGCCCGGCGTGCTGGTGGCCGACGCCACCGACCCGCAAGCCCTCAACGCCGAAGCCTTGGCTCTGTTCAACCAAGGCCTCAAGGAGCTCAAGGCCGGCCGCGAGCGCGAAGGGGCCGAGCTGGCTCGCCTGATCAACGAGCGCCTGACCTCGATCGAAGAAGACGTAGTGACCCTGCGCGAGCTGGTCCCACAGATGCTTGCCACCCAGCGCCAGAAGGTGCTCGACCGTTTCACCGACATGAAGGCCGACCTTGACCCGGTGCGCCTGGAGCAGGAAATGGTCCTGCTGGCGCAAAAGAGCGACGTCGCCGAAGAGCTGGACCGCCTGAGCACCCACATCCTCGAAGTGCGCCGCGTGCTCAAGTCCGGCGGTGCCGCCGGTCGGCGCCTGGACTTCCTGATGCAGGAACTCAACCGCGAAGCCAATACACTGGGCTCCAAGGCGTTCGATCCGCGCAGCACCACGGCTGCGGTCAACCTCAAGGTGTTGATCGAGCAGATGCGCGAACAAGTACAGAATATTGAGTAA
- the gmk gene encoding guanylate kinase translates to MTHSTGTLYIISAPSGAGKSSLVKALTDADEQIRISVSHTTRAMRPGEVNGVHYHFVERTEFVKMIEHGDFLERAEVFGNLYGTSQSHLQQTLDEGHDLILEIDWQGAEQVRQLMPKARSIFILPPSLEALHQRLTNRGQDSDEIIEGRMREAVSEMSHYVDYDYLIINDDFAHALDDLKAIFRTNQLQQKRQQQRFGKLLAELLG, encoded by the coding sequence ATGACCCACAGCACCGGCACCCTTTACATCATTTCCGCCCCTTCGGGCGCGGGCAAGAGCAGCCTGGTCAAGGCCTTGACCGACGCTGACGAGCAGATCCGCATCTCGGTCTCCCACACCACCCGCGCCATGCGCCCGGGCGAGGTGAACGGCGTGCACTACCACTTCGTCGAGCGCACCGAGTTCGTCAAGATGATCGAACACGGCGACTTCCTGGAGCGCGCCGAAGTGTTCGGCAACCTCTACGGCACGTCGCAGAGCCACTTGCAGCAAACCCTGGACGAAGGCCACGACCTCATTCTGGAAATCGACTGGCAGGGCGCCGAGCAAGTGCGCCAGTTGATGCCCAAGGCGCGTTCGATCTTCATCTTGCCGCCGTCGCTGGAGGCGTTGCACCAGCGCCTGACCAATCGCGGCCAGGACAGCGACGAGATCATCGAAGGCCGCATGCGTGAAGCCGTCAGCGAAATGAGCCACTACGTCGACTACGACTACCTGATCATCAATGACGATTTTGCCCACGCGCTGGACGATTTGAAGGCGATTTTCCGCACCAACCAGCTCCAGCAAAAGCGTCAGCAACAGCGTTTCGGCAAATTACTGGCCGAACTGCTCGGTTGA
- the dut gene encoding dUTP diphosphatase yields MHALQAKILDPRIGNEFPLPAYATPGSAGLDLRAMLKQDTVLEPGQTLLIPTGLSIYIGDPGLAALILPRSGLGHKHGIVLGNLVGLIDSDYQGELMVSCWNRGQTAFNIAVGERIAQLVLVPVVQAHFELVEEFDETQRGAGGFGHSGSH; encoded by the coding sequence ATGCACGCTTTGCAAGCCAAGATCCTCGACCCACGCATCGGCAACGAATTCCCACTGCCGGCCTACGCCACACCGGGCTCCGCCGGCCTTGACCTGCGCGCCATGCTCAAGCAAGACACCGTCCTTGAGCCGGGCCAGACCCTCCTGATTCCGACCGGCCTGTCGATCTATATCGGTGACCCTGGCTTGGCGGCGCTGATCCTGCCGCGCTCCGGCCTGGGCCACAAACACGGCATCGTGCTGGGCAACCTGGTGGGGCTGATCGACTCGGACTATCAGGGCGAGTTGATGGTGTCGTGCTGGAACCGTGGCCAGACCGCGTTCAACATCGCCGTCGGCGAGCGCATTGCCCAGTTGGTACTGGTGCCAGTGGTGCAGGCGCACTTCGAACTGGTCGAGGAATTCGATGAAACCCAGCGCGGCGCAGGTGGTTTCGGGCATTCCGGCAGTCACTGA
- the rpmB gene encoding 50S ribosomal protein L28 — translation MSRVCQVTGKGPVTGNNISHANNKTRRRFLPNLQHHRFWVEEEKRFVRLRVSAKGMRIIDKRGITVVLAELRRAGTI, via the coding sequence ATGTCGAGAGTCTGTCAAGTTACCGGTAAGGGTCCGGTGACTGGGAATAACATTTCCCACGCAAATAACAAAACCCGTCGTCGTTTCCTGCCGAACCTGCAGCATCACCGCTTCTGGGTTGAAGAAGAGAAACGTTTCGTCCGTCTGCGCGTATCTGCTAAAGGCATGCGCATCATCGACAAGCGTGGCATCACTGTCGTGCTGGCTGAATTGCGCCGCGCTGGCACAATCTAA